The following nucleotide sequence is from uncultured Roseateles sp..
TTGCCGCCGGCGGAGGCCACAACGCCCATCAAGGCCATGAAGCCCTGGTTCGAGGTGGCCGGATTCGACAGCGCATAGCGCAGCTTGCCCGTGCGTGCCGCTGCGGCGATATCGCTCCAGGTCAGCCTGGCCTCGGGCCGGTCCCAGCCGTATTTCTTCGCATCGCTTTCGCTGACTCCGACGGCAATCGGCGACAGCATGATCTTCTCCTGCAGCTTGACCCGCCCCTGGCCCTGCGGGCTGGACAGCAGGTATTTGGCATTGGCGAACCAGGCCGCGTCGGCCTTGGCCTCGCCGTTGAGCACCGCCTCGGTGCTCTCCATCGTGCCGCCGAACTTGAAGCGCAGATTGACACCGGTGGCCTTCTTCACCATCTCCTCCAGCGGCTGCACATCACGCAGATCGCTGGTCGCCAAGACCCGGAACTCGGTTTCCGCCGCAGCCGGCACGGACACTGCCGCCGGTGCCTCGGGCGCCTTGTGATCCCGCTTGACCACGACATAGACCAGGGCCAGCGCCGCCACGACCATCCACCACTTGAACTTCATTGCGCCATCTCCCTGGCCACCACGTCGATCATCTCCGCCATCAGCTCGAACGAGGGCGGGTCCACCACCTGGCTCAGGCGCGGCTCGACGGCCAGGCCGGTGGGCTGCAGCGCGGCCATGAAACGCTGGGTGTCGGCAATGCGAAAACCGTATTCGACGGCGATGCCCTGCAGCTCGGCATCATTGGCCAGCAGCTCGCCCAGCGCCTTGGCCCGCTCGTTCAGCGACACGAACACGACCTTGTTGACGATGGTGGGCTGCGGGTAGAGCAGCACCATGTCGGCGCTGACGCCCTTCTTGGCCATGGCGTGGCTGACCAGCTGGTTCTCGTAGATGAAGGCCATCGGTGCCTTGCCCATGCCTATGGCGACATAGTCATCGAAGTTGCCGTTGACGTAGTTCTCCTGATAGCCCTGGCGCTTGAACAGCTCGGCCAGCTTCAGCGCCGTTTGCTGGGCGGTGGCGCGGTCGGTGACCACATCGCCCAACAGTGCCTGGCTGGTCAGCGCCAGGTACATCGCGCCCGAGTTGCTGCGGCGCAGGTCGGTGGTGGACACCAGCACGCTGCGCGTGACCTCGTAGGCGGAGGCCTCCTTCAGGTCCTTCCACTTCTTCTTGGCCAGCATCAGCTCGGTCAGCCTGGCCATGTCCACGCCATAGACCTTGGGCGAGATCGCCTTGGCCAGGCCGTTGGCAACCAGGATGCGGGCGATCGGCTCCCAGGAGGCGATCACCATGGGCGTGTGGAAGGGCGAGACCTGGGCGGCATTGAGATTGGCCTTGCGCGCGGCGTCCACCACCTGGTTGGCCGCCACCACGCCGGACGGAAACAGAAAGTCCTGCTCGGCACTGACCTTGGCCGCCATGTCACGGCTGCCGACCCGCTGCACGGCCACCGGCAGGCGCTTGGCGGCCAGCCGCTTGATGACGCGCTCGTCCTTGAAGTAAGCCTCGACGTCGAGCGAGATCAGGCCCTTCAGCACCACCGTGGAGGCGATCTGCGCCTGCTCCTGCTGCGCTGTCTGCTCCTGCTTCTGACCGCGCAGCGCAAAGAACAGGCTGCCGCCAAAACCTGCGGTCAGCGCAAGCGTGATCAACGCCCGCTTCGTCTTCGACAGTGCCGCCATGCCTCGCCCCTTTGTTCTATGTCTGCGCCGCTCAACTTGCGCGCAAATATAGACGCAAAAGCGATGGGGCTAGACGCTGCGCAGCTTGACGCGGGCACCGTCCTTGACCGTGGCCGGCGGATAGACGATCACCGGCGTGCCGGAGGCCGGGCCGCGCTTGAGCCAGGCGTGGGTGCTGTTGCGTGCCCCGACCGTCACCTGGGTCAGCCGAGCCCGGCCGGCTTCGACCACGAACACGGCCATGCCGCCTTCTGCACCCGCCACCGGAAACACCGCGCTGACCGGCACCTGCAGCGCCTGCTCCATCGCCAGTGTGACGATGCGCACGCCGACGCGGTAGCCATCGCCCAGCGCTCGCCACTGCTCTGGCGGGCTCGCAATGTCAATCAATACCTTGACGCGCTGCTCCTCGACGCCCAGCGCCGACACCTTGGTGAAGGCCGCCGGTTCGACCAGGCGCACCCGGCCCTGCAAGACGCCGCTGCCACCCCAGCGCTCGATCAGCACCGCGCTGCCGGGCAAGGCCCGCAAGGCGTCGCCGGTGAGCAGCTCGGCCACGATCTCCAGCGCCTGCGTGTCCCCGAGCTCCAGCAGCGGCGTGCCCAGAGTCACCACCGTTTCGCTGGGTTGCAACACCCGCAGCACGGAGCCGGCGATCGGCGAGCGCAGCGCAAAGCCGCCGGCGCCCAGGCGCTGCGGCTCGCGCACGGCCAGCAGTGCGGCCTGCGCCTGCTCGACCTCGTGCGCGGCCACATGGCGCTCCTGCACCGCGGCGTCCAGATCCTTTTGCGCGGCCATCAAGCCCAGGCGATCGGTCTCCAATTTGGTCGGCGCGACAAAGCCCTGCCTGGCCAGCTGCTCGCTGCGCTGGGCCTCGTTGCGCGCGCGCAGCACACCCACCTTGGCGCCCTCGACGCGCGCCAGCACCGCCTGCTCGCGGGCCTGGGCGCTCTCGATGCGCAGACGCTGCTCGCGCACGCTGCGCTCATCGAGCAGCGGCGTCATCACCGGCGTCATGCTGGCCACCACGGCATTGACGGCCACCGTGTCGCCCTCGCGCAGGCTGATGCGTGTCAGCAGGCCGGCCAGCGGCGCCGAGACCACATAGCGCTCGCGCAGCCGCGTCTTGCCATCCTCGTCGATGGTGGTCTGGAAGCTGCCCTGGCTGAGGGCCACGGCCTCCACTTCCACCGGCCGTGGCGCAAACGCCCAGGCCACCACGGCAATCGCCGCCACGGCACCACCGGCCACGTAGAACCAGCTTGTCTTCTTCATCTTGTTCACTCCCTCGTCTTCAAGGCGGCCACCATGTCGAGCCGGTCGATGCGCCGGCGCACCACCAGCGCGCTGGCCACACCGGCGGCCACCACGCACAGGGCCGCACCCACATAGGTGCGGGCCCGTATCACCACCGGAAAAAAGAACTGGTCGGACTTCAGCAGCTCAGTGATGCCATGGGTCAGCAAGAGGCCCAGCAGCATGCCCAGCGGCAGTGCCACGGCGATGACGATGGCCAGCTCGCCCAGCAGCAGGCCCGAGACCTCGGCCCGGGTGAAGCCCAGCACGCGCAGGCTGGCCAGTTCCCAGGCCCGCTCCGACAGCGCGATGCGCGCGTTGTTGTAGACCACGCCCACGGCGATGACGCTGGCAAAAATCGTCAGGATGCTGCTCATGATGCGCACATTGCGGGCGCTGATCTCCTCCATATTGCGCAGCATCGTCGCCTTGCTCCAGGCCCCGGCCACACGCGGCATGGCCTTGCTGGCCTCCAGCACGCGCGCCTCGCCGCCGGGCTGCACAGCCAGCACATAGCCGGTGGCCACGTCTCCATCACCCAACGCAAGATTCAGCGCCTCGCGGTCCATGTAGGCGTTCAGACCCATCATCTCGCGCACGGTGGCGCCCACAGGCAAGGTCAGCGTGCGCTCCCGTCCCTCCATCACCTCGACCTGGACCCGGTCTCCGACACGCAGGCCCAGCTTGTCGGCCAGCCGGTCGGTCAGTACCAGGCCGCGGCCGTCGAGCAGGATCTCGTGGCGGTCCACATCGATCACGCGGTAGAGGTCGGGCCTAGCCGCATAGCCACGTATCATGCTGCGCTCGCGGCGGTGGCCATTGATGAAGGTGACGGGCACGAAGCGCGTCGCCTCCACACTGTTCACACCCGGCAGCCGGGCGACTTCGTGGCGCACGTTGTCCTGCACCGGCTCGGCCGTCCACAGCGTGACATCGCCGCGCAGGCCCAGGGTCAGCTGGGTGTCCAGCACCACGTCCATCGCATCGCGGATGTAATTGCCCATGATGACGATGGCCAGCGCCGCGGCCACGCCGCCGATGGCCAGCAACGTGCGCAGCGGCCGACGCTCCATATTGCGCAGAATCATGCGCAGGGCCGGCGCCATGCGCTGGACGCCCAGCCGCTCCAGCAGCGTGCGACGATAGTTCCCAGGGGCCGGCGGCCGCATCGCCTCGGCCGGCGGCAGCCGCACCGTGGCCAGAATGGCATTCAAGGTGCCCGCCACGGCCGTTGCCACGGTGACACCGGCACTCAGCACCAGCAGCCAGGGCGCGATGCGGTGCTCCAGCCGGGGGAAGTGGAAGAACTCGGCATACAGCTTGCTGAGCTGACCACCCAGCCAATCACCCACCAGCAGCCCCAGGCCCAGGCCCAGCGCCACGATCAGCAGCACCAGCTTCAGGTAGTGCCCGGCGATGGTGGCATTCGGGTAGCCCAGGGCCTTCAGCGCGGCAATCTGTTCGCGCTGCGTGGACACCAGCCGCGCCACGACCACGTTCAGCAAAAAGGCGGCCACGGCGAGAAAGATCGCCGGCAGCACGGTGCCCAGCACGCGCTGCTCCTTGATCTCGTTGTCCAGCATCGCGTGCGAGGTCTGCTCATCGCGGCCATGGGCCTCGCGCCCGCCGTAGGGCGACAGCAGCGCCGCCACGCCGGCTATCGCGGCCTGCTCCGAGGCACCCGGTGCCAGCTTGAAAGCCGCCCGGTTGAAGGCACCCTGCATGTCGTAGGCCGCAGCCAGCGCCTCCCGATCGACCCAGAACACGCCGAAGCCGCGCGCATCAGGCATGCCCCACAGGCCGGCAAAGATGAACTCGGGCGACAGCGCGGTACCGACGACGACCAGCCCGCGCTGCTTGCCGTTGATCAGCGCATTCAGCCGCGCGCCGGGCTTGAGCTGGCGGGCCTGGGCAAAGCCCTCGGACACCAGCACCTCCAGCGTGCCATCGGAGCGCGCCGCGCTGCCGCCCTCCTGCGCACCGGCCAGCGCGCGGCCGCTGCTGACGGTGACCAGATTCATCCGTGCCGGAGCGCGCCAGTCCACGCCGATCAGCTGGCCGATGATGGGATCGGCCAGGCCCGGCAGCTCGACGCGCACCACCTGTTCCAAGGTCGTCTGCACATCGGCCACGCCCGGCACGGCGCGCAATTGCTCGGTCAGCGCCAGCGGCGCACGCTTGAGGCCGGCAAACACATCGGCAAAGCGGCCGCTGGCATAGAAGCGGTCACGCGCCAGCGCCAGCGAATCGACCGCCGACAGGCTGGTGATGAAACCGCCGATGCCGCTGGCCACCACCAGGGCAATCGTCAGCGCCTGGCTCCACATGCGGCGCAGATCGCGCAGCAGTTTGCGGTCAAGGGCCCTCATGTCACTTCACCATGTGAGTTCAGAAGGGTCGAGCTTGTGCGCATTCGTCTCGATGCGCAGGATCTTGCCGTCGCCCAGATAGACGACCCGATCGGCCATGCCGGCAATCGCCGCGTTGTGCGTGATGACGATGGCCGTGGTGCCGATCTCCTTGTTGATGCGTGCAATCACCTCCAGCACCAGCTTGCCGGTCTGGTAGTCCAGCGCGCCGGTGGGCTCGTCGCACAGCAGCACGTCGGGCCGCTTGACGATGGCCCGCGCAATCGCCACACGCTGCTGCTCGCCGCCCGACAGCTGGGCCGGAAAGTGGTCGCGCCGCGGCGTCAGGCCGACGCGGTCAATGGCCTCATCGACAGGCATCGGGTCGCTGGCGATATCGGTCACCAGCGCGATGTTCTCGCGCACCGTCAGGCTGGGAATCAGGTTGTAGAACTGGAACACGAAGCCCACATGCTCGCGGCGGTAGGCGGTCAGCTCCGGCTCGGTGGCGGCACTCAAGTCCTGGTCGCCGAACATCACCTGGCCGCTGCTGGGCACGTCCAGCCCGCCGAGGATGTTCAGCAGCGTGGATTTGCCGCTGCCCGAGGGCCCCAGCAGCACGATGAACTCGCCCCGCGCGATCTCCATGTCGACATCGCGCAGCGCCTTGACCTCGACCTCGCCCTCGCCGTAGGTCTTGGTGAGGCCATGGGCGCGGAACACGGGCGCCGCCGCGACCGCCGGCTCACTCATCAAGGCCGGCACGCCGCAGCCGCGATCTCAGCGCCTCGATCTCGTCCAGCAGATCAAGCACCAGGGCAGTGGCCGCCGGGCTCAGCTCCAGGTCGCGTGCCAGGCGCAGGGCCGCATGGGCGCGGCGCAGCGAGGGGCCGGCAAAGCGCCAGTCCTCGGGGCCACTGCCCGCGGGCTCGAGCACACCCTCCTCGACCAGCGCCATCAATTGCTCCACCTCGGCGCTGCAGGCCCGGCATAACTCCACCAGGCTGAAATGCAAGGTCTGTTCGACGATCACACCCTGCACAACCAGTGCTGTGCTCATGATGCTGCCTCCACACGCGGGTTGAACTGCTGGAAGCCACTGGCCAGCTCGGCATAGGCCTGCTTGGCGGCGTCGGTGTCAGCGGCCGGCAACACGATCGTCAACACCGCATACAGATCGCCCGGCGGCTCACCGGGCAGGCCCCGGCCCTTGAGCCGCAGCTTGCGGCCGGCCGCCGAGCCGGGCGGAATCGTCAGTTCGACCCCGCCCGTCGGCGTGGGCGCGCTCACCGTCGCGCCCAGCGCGGCCTCCCAGGGCGCCAGCGGCAGGTCGAAATAGACGTCACGGCCATCGGCGCGGAAGATGGCGTGGGGCTTGAACACGATCTCCAGATACAGGTCACCGGCCGGGCCCTCTCCCTGGCCCGGGCCGCCCTGCCCCGCCAGCCGCAGGTGCTGGCCGGCGCGCACCCCCTTCGGGATAGCCACCTCGACCTTGCGCTCCTGCATGGCGACACGGCCCTGCGCATCTGCCACCGGCATGCGCAGGGTGACGGTGCGGGTGGCGCCGGTGAAGGCATCCTCCAGCGCAATCTGCACCTTGGCATGGTGGTCGCCGCCGGGTGCGTGGGTCGCCCCGCGCGGGCCACGGACGCCACCGGCCTGGCGGCCGAACAGCGCCTCGAAGAAGTCGCTGTGATCCATGCCAGCACCCATGCCGCCATCCTTGCCGCTGAACTCGAACCCGCTGCTCCAGCCCGGCGGCGGCGCAAAATCCTGCCCGCCGGTTGGGCCGCGGCCCACCGCGTCGTAGGCCGCCCGCTTTTCCGGGTCATGCAGCGCCTCGTAGGCCTCCGCCACCTCCTTGAACCGCGCCTCGGCCTGTGGCTCCTTGCTGACGTCCGGATGGTATTTGCGCGCCAGCTTGCGATAGGCCCGCTTGATCTCGTCCTGGCTCGCGCTGCGCTCCAGGCCCAGCGTGGCGTAGTAGTCCTTGAACTCCATGGGGCGTTCCGATGCTTGACGTTTGGCTGATGACGGTACGCCGCCACGGGGGCCAGGGGCTTGCGTTTGATCAAGCGGCGCCCCACGGGCGAAACGTAGTGTGTTGATGTCCGGCCCGGATACACAGGCGTACATATTCCGGGCCAATCGGGGCAAGCGCGGCCAAGAATGCGTTCATTCGCATCCACCAAGGCCCCGCTGGGCCGCATCGCCATGAGCATCCGAACCAATGCGCTGCTGTTCGTCGCCGTCGTCGCCGCCTCGGTGACCGCCATCACCGTGGCCTCGCCGCCGCCTGAAGACCGGGTGGCCGCCGACGCCCGGCCGGTGCCGGAGTTTCGCGGTGTCGACAACTGGTTCAACTCCCCACCATTGAAGCTGGACGAGCTGCGCGGCAAGGTGGTGCTGGTCGATTTCTGGACCTACACCTGCAGCAACTGCCTCAACCATCTGCCCTACGTCAAGCAGTGGCACGAGAAGTACCAGGACAGGGGCCTGGTCGTGGTGGGTGTGCACACACCCGAGTTCGCGTTCGAGAAGTCGGCGCAGAACGTCCAGGATGCGATCAAGCGCCTGCAGATCAAGCACGCGGTTGCCCAGGACAATGGCTATGCCACCTGGAAGTCCTTCAAGAATATGTACTGGCCGGCGGTCTATCTGATCGACAAGCAGGGGCGCATCGTCTATTCGCACTATGGCGAGGGCAGCTATGGCGAGACGGAGAAGAGGATTCAGGCGCTGCTGGCAGAGCCGGCCGCTGCGGTGCGTTGACACGCGCTGAAGCCGAATCCTTCCGGTGCGGCGCCACAGTGCCTCCGCGCAGGTGCAGCCCCGCCGGCCGACGGGCGCCTGTGGGGGGCTGAGGAGCGCAGCGGCTTGGGCCAGCACGCGCAAGCGTGCGGATCAAAAACTGACTGGGCGCGATTGTCCGAACGTAGTGAGCGAAGCGAACGGCGTGAGTTTTGCGCCCGGCCCAAGGCGAGAGCACCGCAAGGCAGTTGAGCCGGCCACAGGTCGGCTCAACCCCCACACTGAAGCCCGGCGGCTGGCGGGGCTGCGCCTGCGCCGCCACCCAAAGCCGGAACCTCAGTCGACAGCCTCGACGGCAGAGGCAAACACATACCCCTCGCTGCGCACCGTCTTGATGTAGCGCGGCTCGCGCGCGTCGTCGCGCAGGCGCTGGCGCAGGCGGCTGACGAGCAGATCGATCGAGCGCTCGAACAGCTCGGCGTCGCGGCCCTGGGTCAGGCCCAGCAGCTGGTCGCGGCTCAGCACCTTTTGCGGATGATCGAGAAACACGCGCAGCAAACGGTACTCGGCGCCGCTGAGGGCGACCTGCAGGCCGCTGTCGTCCAGCAGGTGACGGGCGGCGGTGTCCACCCGCCAATCGCCGAAGTGCAGCACCTGCGCGCCATCGGTCGTGCGCATATTCGGCGGCAGCATGCGGGTGCGGCGCAGCACGGCGCGGATGCGGGCCAGCAGCTCGCGGGCGGCAAAGGGTTTGACCAGATAGTCGTCCGCGCCCATCTCCAGGCCGAGGATGCGGTCGGCCTCCTCGCCGCGGGCGGTCAGCATCAGGATGGGCGTGGCCTTGTGCTTGCCGCTGCGCAAGTCGCGGCACAAGCTCAGCCCGTCTTCGCCCGGCAGCATCAGGTCGAGAATGATCAGATCGAACGGCCCCGACTCCTCCAGCGCCGCGCGCATATGCCGGCCGGTGGGCACGGCCACCACGCGCAGGCCGTTCTTGACCAGATAGGCACTGAGCAACTCGCGTATGCCGCGGTCGTCATCGACGATGAGGACGTGATCGGTGGTGTTGGGCGTCATGGCCGCAATGTAGCGCCGTCACGGCAATGGCGCCCTGGGTTTGTATGCCCATGTATCTGGCAGGGCAGGCGCACACAGCGGCAGGCAATTCCGCTGTCGGCCGACACATAGCGGATACAGGCAGCCGCTGTAATGGCGACATCGCCACCCGCCCCTTGACCAGGAACGACCACGATCCTGCAGCTTGAGTTCGTGCCAGCCTGACAAGGCCTATAAACGCACCCATATCACCGCCGCGAGCCGCCATGCCCCAAACCGCCAAGATCCAGTTGCTGCCCCGCTCGCTGTTTGCCCGCGTGACCCTGATCATCGTCATCGGGCTGGTGCTTGCGCAGCTGCTGACCTTTGCGGCGATCCGCTACGAGCGCGGCCTGGCCCTGCGCGAGTTGATGATGAGGGGCATAGAGCGCGACATCGCCAGCTCGATCGCCCTGCTCGACCGCCTGCCGGCCGCCGAGCGCGACAGCTGGCTGGCGCGGCTGGAGCGGCGCAATTACCGCTTTGCGCTCAGCGGCGATATCAATGGCGCGGCGCCCTCGACGCCCCTGTCCCGGGAGTTCGCCGAGGCCATCGTCAATGCGCTGCACCCGTTCGAGGTCGTCAAGCTGGTGGAAGTCAGCGCCCCGCCGGAGGACCTGGAGCTGCAGGTCCGCTTGATGGATGGCTCGACGGTGCTGATACACGCGATGCGTGTCGGCATGCCGGTGTCCAGCTGGGTGCTGTGGGTGCTGCTGGCCCAGCTGGCGGTGCTGGCCGCCTGTGCCTGGGTGGCGGTGCGGCTGGTGACGCGGCCGCTCGCGCGGCTGGCCATGGCGGCCGACGATCTGGGCCCCGACCTGAAGGCGCAGGCGCTGGCCGAAGACGGCCCCACCGAGGTGGCCCACGCGGCGCGGGCGTTCAACGCGATGCAGCGCCGCATTGCCGGCTACATGGCCGAGCGTGTCGAGATACTGGCCGCCATTTCGCACGATCTGCAGACACCGATCACCCGGCTGCGGCTGCGCGCCGACCTGCTGGACAGCGAGGAGGACCGCGACAAGTTCCGGCAGGACCTGGACGCGATGAATGCACTGGTGCGCGAGGGCGTGAGCTATGCGCGCACCCTGCATGGCGCCACCGAGCCGCCCTGCCGCATCGATGCCGACGCCTTGCTCGAAAGCATGGTCGCCGACTACGAGGACGCCGGCCAGCCGCTGCGGCTGGAAGGCCGGGCCGGCGCACCCATCGTGACGCGGCCCAATGCGCTGCGCCGCATCCTGATGAATCTGATCGACAACGCGCTGAAGTTCGGCAGCGAGGTGCACATAGCCGTCCATGCCGACACGGGCCGGCTGACCGTGGCCGTACTCGACAACGGGCCGGGCATTCCGCCCGATCAGCTGGAGGCCGTGCTGCAGCCCTTCTACCGCGTCGAGAGCTCGCGCAACCGCAGCACCGGCGGCACCGGCCTGGGCCTGGCCATCGCCCACCAGCTGGCCATGGCGATGGGTGCGGAGCTGCTTTTGCGCAACCGCGCCGAGGGCGGGCTGGAAGCCCGGCTCACGCTGACCACCACCTGATTGACCCCGAAGCGAACCCCATGCTCAAGCCCATCCTCTCTGCCCTTTTTGCCCTGCTCACGATGCTGGGTCCCGCCATCGCCAGCCCGGCGGCACCGCGGCCGCCAATGGCCGGCGTGCTCTCTTCGCTCGCCGGAGCGAACGAGTGGATCAACTCCGCGCCCCTGAGCGCCGAAGGCCTGCGCGGCAAGGTGGTGCTGGTCGATTTCTGGACATATTCCTGCATCAACTGCCTGCGCACCCTGCCCTATGTGCGCGCCTGGGCCGACAAGTACCGGGCCGCCGGCCTGGTCGTCATCGGCGTGCATGCGCCGGAGTTCGCCTTCGAGAAGGAGTCGGCCCTGGTGCGCCGCGCCGTGCGGGACCTCGGCATCGCCTACCCGGTCGCCATCGACAACGATTTCGCGGTCTGGCGCGCCTTCAATAACCGCGCCTGGCCGGCCTTCTACTTCATCGACGCCCAGGGCCGCATCCGCCATCAACAGCTCGGCGAGGGCCGCTACGAGCAGGCGGAGCAGCTGATACAGCAGCTGCTGGCCGAGGCCGGAACCGGGCCGGTGCCCTCTGCCAGAGTCGCGCCACAGGGCGAAGGCACCCAGGCGGCGGCCAGCGCCATGCAGGCTCTGTCGGCCGAGACCTATCTGGGCCATGAACGCACCAGCGGCTTTGCCTCGCCCGGCGGCATCAAGCCCGATCGCCCTCAGCTCTACCAGGGCAACCCGTCGCTGGGCCTCAATGAATGGGCGCTGACCGGCCACTGGACCGCCGAGGGCGAGCGCCTGCTGCTGAACCGCGCCATGGGCCGCATCGCGCTGCGCTTCCATGCGCGCGACCTGCACCTGGTGCTGGGTCCGATGGCCGACGGCAAGCCGGTGCGCTTTCGGGTGCTGATCGATGGCAAGCCGCCGCTGGCCGACCATGGCTTCGATACCGACGCCCAGGGCCAGGGCGTGATCGAGGCACAGCGGCTCTACCAGCTGGTGCGCCAGAAGGCGGGTGACAAGCCCCGCCTGTTCGAGATCGAGTTCCTGGACGCCGGCGCGCAGGCCTTTGCCTTCACCTTCGGCTAGTGTCTCAAGGCCGCGGCCAGCAGCGGCACGATGGAAATCACATTGCTGACGTGCGGCACTGCGTTGGTGCTCCACACCTGGCGCACACCGGCCGCCCGCAGCTGCGCATAGGCATCGCCAACGAACAAGGCATGGGTAATAGCCACATCGACGCTGGCCGCACCTCGCGCCAGCAGCGCCTCGGCCGAGCCCATCAAGGTGCGGCCGGTGCTGGCCATGTCGTCCAGCAGCACCACGGCCCGGCCCTGCACCGGCACATCGGGCAGGGCCAGGGTGACCTGATGGTCGCCGTGGCGCACCTTGCGGCCGATGGCGCAGTCCAACCCATGGGCCGCCGCGGCCTCGTGCACCCATTGGGCGGATTCTTCGTCGGGGCCGATCAGCAGCGCATTTGGCACATGGTGGGCCACCCAGGCGCCCAGCAGCGGCGCGGCGCTCAGGCTCAGGCCCCGGCGGCCGGGTAGCACCTCGTCCAGCGACTGGATGCGGTGCAGATGCGGGTCTATGGTGATGACAGCATCGAAATACTGGGCCAGCAGCCTGCCGATATGGCGCTGGCTGACCGCCTCGCCGGGCGTGAACTCCATGTCCTGGCGCATATAGGCCAGGTAGGGGCTGATCAGGGTCAGGTGCGCGGCGCCAAGCTCGCGGGCCGTGGGCGCGGCAATCATCAGCTCGACCAGCTTCTCGTTGGGCTGGTGCAGGCCGCGCAGCAAGACGACCTTGGGCGGAAGCCGGGCCGGCAGCACCAGGCGCAGCTCGCCATCGGGGAAGCGGTGGCGCTTGATGAAATGCAGCTGCACGTCCAGCGCTG
It contains:
- a CDS encoding efflux transporter periplasmic adaptor subunit → MKKTSWFYVAGGAVAAIAVVAWAFAPRPVEVEAVALSQGSFQTTIDEDGKTRLRERYVVSAPLAGLLTRISLREGDTVAVNAVVASMTPVMTPLLDERSVREQRLRIESAQAREQAVLARVEGAKVGVLRARNEAQRSEQLARQGFVAPTKLETDRLGLMAAQKDLDAAVQERHVAAHEVEQAQAALLAVREPQRLGAGGFALRSPIAGSVLRVLQPSETVVTLGTPLLELGDTQALEIVAELLTGDALRALPGSAVLIERWGGSGVLQGRVRLVEPAAFTKVSALGVEEQRVKVLIDIASPPEQWRALGDGYRVGVRIVTLAMEQALQVPVSAVFPVAGAEGGMAVFVVEAGRARLTQVTVGARNSTHAWLKRGPASGTPVIVYPPATVKDGARVKLRSV
- a CDS encoding FtsX-like permease family protein, whose amino-acid sequence is MRALDRKLLRDLRRMWSQALTIALVVASGIGGFITSLSAVDSLALARDRFYASGRFADVFAGLKRAPLALTEQLRAVPGVADVQTTLEQVVRVELPGLADPIIGQLIGVDWRAPARMNLVTVSSGRALAGAQEGGSAARSDGTLEVLVSEGFAQARQLKPGARLNALINGKQRGLVVVGTALSPEFIFAGLWGMPDARGFGVFWVDREALAAAYDMQGAFNRAAFKLAPGASEQAAIAGVAALLSPYGGREAHGRDEQTSHAMLDNEIKEQRVLGTVLPAIFLAVAAFLLNVVVARLVSTQREQIAALKALGYPNATIAGHYLKLVLLIVALGLGLGLLVGDWLGGQLSKLYAEFFHFPRLEHRIAPWLLVLSAGVTVATAVAGTLNAILATVRLPPAEAMRPPAPGNYRRTLLERLGVQRMAPALRMILRNMERRPLRTLLAIGGVAAALAIVIMGNYIRDAMDVVLDTQLTLGLRGDVTLWTAEPVQDNVRHEVARLPGVNSVEATRFVPVTFINGHRRERSMIRGYAARPDLYRVIDVDRHEILLDGRGLVLTDRLADKLGLRVGDRVQVEVMEGRERTLTLPVGATVREMMGLNAYMDREALNLALGDGDVATGYVLAVQPGGEARVLEASKAMPRVAGAWSKATMLRNMEEISARNVRIMSSILTIFASVIAVGVVYNNARIALSERAWELASLRVLGFTRAEVSGLLLGELAIVIAVALPLGMLLGLLLTHGITELLKSDQFFFPVVIRARTYVGAALCVVAAGVASALVVRRRIDRLDMVAALKTRE
- a CDS encoding ABC transporter ATP-binding protein; translation: MSEPAVAAAPVFRAHGLTKTYGEGEVEVKALRDVDMEIARGEFIVLLGPSGSGKSTLLNILGGLDVPSSGQVMFGDQDLSAATEPELTAYRREHVGFVFQFYNLIPSLTVRENIALVTDIASDPMPVDEAIDRVGLTPRRDHFPAQLSGGEQQRVAIARAIVKRPDVLLCDEPTGALDYQTGKLVLEVIARINKEIGTTAIVITHNAAIAGMADRVVYLGDGKILRIETNAHKLDPSELTW
- a CDS encoding chaperone modulator CbpM — its product is MSTALVVQGVIVEQTLHFSLVELCRACSAEVEQLMALVEEGVLEPAGSGPEDWRFAGPSLRRAHAALRLARDLELSPAATALVLDLLDEIEALRSRLRRAGLDE
- a CDS encoding DnaJ C-terminal domain-containing protein, coding for MEFKDYYATLGLERSASQDEIKRAYRKLARKYHPDVSKEPQAEARFKEVAEAYEALHDPEKRAAYDAVGRGPTGGQDFAPPPGWSSGFEFSGKDGGMGAGMDHSDFFEALFGRQAGGVRGPRGATHAPGGDHHAKVQIALEDAFTGATRTVTLRMPVADAQGRVAMQERKVEVAIPKGVRAGQHLRLAGQGGPGQGEGPAGDLYLEIVFKPHAIFRADGRDVYFDLPLAPWEAALGATVSAPTPTGGVELTIPPGSAAGRKLRLKGRGLPGEPPGDLYAVLTIVLPAADTDAAKQAYAELASGFQQFNPRVEAAS
- a CDS encoding redoxin family protein encodes the protein MSIRTNALLFVAVVAASVTAITVASPPPEDRVAADARPVPEFRGVDNWFNSPPLKLDELRGKVVLVDFWTYTCSNCLNHLPYVKQWHEKYQDRGLVVVGVHTPEFAFEKSAQNVQDAIKRLQIKHAVAQDNGYATWKSFKNMYWPAVYLIDKQGRIVYSHYGEGSYGETEKRIQALLAEPAAAVR
- a CDS encoding response regulator codes for the protein MTPNTTDHVLIVDDDRGIRELLSAYLVKNGLRVVAVPTGRHMRAALEESGPFDLIILDLMLPGEDGLSLCRDLRSGKHKATPILMLTARGEEADRILGLEMGADDYLVKPFAARELLARIRAVLRRTRMLPPNMRTTDGAQVLHFGDWRVDTAARHLLDDSGLQVALSGAEYRLLRVFLDHPQKVLSRDQLLGLTQGRDAELFERSIDLLVSRLRQRLRDDAREPRYIKTVRSEGYVFASAVEAVD
- a CDS encoding ATP-binding protein, which encodes MPQTAKIQLLPRSLFARVTLIIVIGLVLAQLLTFAAIRYERGLALRELMMRGIERDIASSIALLDRLPAAERDSWLARLERRNYRFALSGDINGAAPSTPLSREFAEAIVNALHPFEVVKLVEVSAPPEDLELQVRLMDGSTVLIHAMRVGMPVSSWVLWVLLAQLAVLAACAWVAVRLVTRPLARLAMAADDLGPDLKAQALAEDGPTEVAHAARAFNAMQRRIAGYMAERVEILAAISHDLQTPITRLRLRADLLDSEEDRDKFRQDLDAMNALVREGVSYARTLHGATEPPCRIDADALLESMVADYEDAGQPLRLEGRAGAPIVTRPNALRRILMNLIDNALKFGSEVHIAVHADTGRLTVAVLDNGPGIPPDQLEAVLQPFYRVESSRNRSTGGTGLGLAIAHQLAMAMGAELLLRNRAEGGLEARLTLTTT